A genomic segment from Lignipirellula cremea encodes:
- a CDS encoding GNAT family N-acetyltransferase — translation MDIQIRCGQKADLQAIKSLTIACFEGVSLEQDVERSLGVLNGRDWRWRKMRHIDDDVAAHAEGLFVAVCDTTLVGYVSTRIDAEAGKGRIVNLAVDPQHQGAGLGRRLIEFALDYFRAAGLSYAVIETMAQNPIGQHLYPACGFQEVARQVHYAQRLD, via the coding sequence ATGGACATTCAGATTCGCTGCGGTCAAAAGGCCGATCTGCAGGCAATCAAATCGCTGACGATTGCCTGCTTTGAAGGCGTCAGTCTGGAGCAGGACGTCGAGCGCTCGCTGGGCGTTTTGAACGGCCGCGACTGGCGCTGGAGGAAAATGCGGCACATCGACGACGATGTGGCCGCCCACGCAGAGGGACTGTTTGTCGCCGTTTGCGATACAACCCTGGTGGGGTATGTCAGCACCCGGATCGATGCTGAGGCGGGCAAAGGCCGCATTGTGAATCTGGCGGTCGATCCCCAGCACCAGGGCGCTGGTCTGGGGCGGCGGTTGATTGAATTCGCCCTGGATTACTTCCGTGCCGCCGGGCTCAGCTACGCTGTGATCGAAACCATGGCTCAGAATCCGATCGGCCAGCACTTATATCCGGCGTGCGGCTTCCAGGAAGTCGCACGCCAGGTGCATTACGCCCAGCGATTGGATTAG
- a CDS encoding SAM hydrolase/SAM-dependent halogenase family protein, with product MARPLITLLTDFGDGSPYVAEMKGVILTLNAEANLVDLTHSVRPQDIRDGACALEQAVGRFPAETIHVAVVDPGVGTDREIVCVRMNQQYFIAPDNGLLGRVAMRYPPVRIIALQNREYWLSEVSSTFHGRDIMAPAAAYLSLGHDPQRLGEPLSKLVEIEWPQVRVERNRLVGTVVSFDTFGNLITDISRSLLQEHGVPSSARVRCGKAEIAGLSRTYKNQPPLAFVALLGSRNMLEISIVNGNALTRLGVDVGAEVEVVW from the coding sequence GGCGTCATCCTCACGCTCAACGCCGAAGCCAATCTGGTCGATCTGACGCACTCCGTTCGGCCCCAGGATATCCGCGACGGGGCCTGCGCCCTGGAGCAGGCCGTGGGCCGCTTCCCGGCCGAAACCATCCACGTCGCCGTGGTCGACCCGGGCGTGGGAACCGATCGGGAAATTGTCTGTGTAAGGATGAACCAGCAGTACTTCATTGCGCCCGACAACGGCCTGCTGGGGCGGGTCGCCATGCGGTATCCGCCGGTGCGGATCATCGCGTTACAGAACCGCGAGTACTGGCTGTCGGAAGTCTCTTCGACTTTTCATGGCCGCGATATCATGGCTCCCGCGGCCGCCTATCTGAGCCTGGGACACGACCCGCAACGACTGGGAGAACCCCTGTCCAAGCTGGTCGAAATTGAATGGCCCCAGGTCCGCGTAGAACGGAATCGACTGGTTGGAACGGTCGTCAGCTTTGACACGTTCGGCAACCTGATCACCGATATCAGCCGTTCCCTCCTGCAGGAACACGGCGTGCCGTCCAGCGCTCGGGTGCGCTGCGGCAAGGCGGAAATTGCGGGTCTGTCGCGCACCTACAAGAATCAACCGCCGCTGGCGTTTGTCGCCCTGCTGGGCTCGCGCAATATGCTTGAAATTTCGATCGTCAACGGCAATGCGTTGACTCGCCTGGGTGTCGATGTCGGCGCTGAAGTCGAAGTCGTCTGGTAA
- a CDS encoding (2Fe-2S)-binding protein — MELDDELCLCFHVTRRKVANYLRIEKPRRPGQLADCFGAGTGCGWCRPFLRKMFEESQQGGVPDLPTPAEYAAARSSYVQKGGGTPPPGAAPIDPP, encoded by the coding sequence ATGGAACTCGACGACGAACTGTGCCTGTGCTTTCATGTCACCCGACGCAAGGTGGCGAACTATCTTCGCATTGAAAAGCCGCGTCGCCCTGGGCAACTGGCGGACTGTTTTGGAGCCGGCACCGGTTGCGGCTGGTGTCGACCGTTCCTGCGGAAGATGTTCGAGGAGTCCCAGCAAGGCGGCGTTCCCGACTTGCCAACGCCCGCCGAGTACGCGGCCGCCCGCTCCAGTTATGTCCAGAAAGGCGGAGGCACTCCGCCGCCTGGCGCCGCCCCGATCGACCCGCCGTAA